A DNA window from Silvimonas iriomotensis contains the following coding sequences:
- a CDS encoding TonB-dependent receptor domain-containing protein has translation MSKSSFCVLRLSPLVLAISAAVAMADSASVQPTMVVTATRIATNPDTLSSDVSVLTASQLAATGAQTLGEALASVPGVQFSRSGGLGQPASLYIRGANASQTLVLVDGLRMGTATSGGTNFDLIPIAAIDHVEILRGPASSLYGSDAVGGVVQIFTKRGQGTAHVWANTEYGTDSTWSVATGLSAGQDDTRVAVGFSHKESEGYNLTKPASTFYYEPDRDGYHQTSANFDISHFFGDANELGIRGLYVQTDAAYDAGGYPANPWTRETQSNISVYSRNQITQSWQSTLTVGMSQDQSHADSLDYTTYEPYTSRFDTRQKQVTWDNRIDSDYGKWLLAAEYLNETVTSTAQYDVDGRINKAAIGGWQDDFGANHLQANLRVEDNSQFGHQTTGNIGYAYRFDKAWQFTANAGTSFHAPTFNDLYYDCGYVCANPNLKAEKGRSFDAGLRWDTNGWSTTLVGFENRIRDLIVLDANNNYIPENLNEGKIVGGTLTTQGKLGNLDVAGSLTRQNPFDHDTGLLLPRRAKLFGTASIGQTVGVWHWVADAQGAGKRYDDAANTDANEMGGYVIYGLGLDYTVAKNWKAGLRVNNVFDRAYELVKNYNTEGRAYFVNLSYDGGGF, from the coding sequence ATGTCCAAATCCAGTTTCTGTGTGTTGCGGCTGTCGCCGCTTGTTCTGGCGATCAGCGCCGCTGTTGCCATGGCCGATAGCGCCAGCGTACAACCCACCATGGTGGTAACCGCGACCCGTATCGCCACCAACCCGGACACGCTCTCCAGCGATGTCTCTGTACTCACCGCCAGCCAGCTGGCCGCCACCGGCGCGCAAACACTGGGCGAAGCCCTGGCAAGCGTCCCGGGCGTGCAGTTCTCCCGCTCTGGCGGTCTGGGCCAGCCGGCCAGTTTGTATATCCGCGGCGCCAATGCCAGCCAGACACTGGTTCTGGTTGACGGCCTGCGCATGGGCACCGCCACCAGCGGCGGCACCAACTTTGACCTGATCCCGATCGCGGCCATTGACCATGTAGAAATCCTGCGCGGCCCGGCCTCCAGCCTGTACGGCTCTGATGCCGTCGGCGGCGTGGTGCAGATCTTCACCAAACGTGGTCAGGGCACGGCACACGTCTGGGCCAATACCGAATACGGCACCGACAGCACCTGGAGCGTCGCGACGGGCTTGTCTGCCGGGCAGGACGATACCCGCGTGGCCGTGGGTTTCAGCCACAAGGAAAGCGAAGGCTACAACCTGACCAAGCCGGCCAGCACCTTCTACTACGAGCCGGATCGCGACGGTTATCACCAGACTTCGGCCAACTTTGATATCTCGCATTTCTTTGGCGACGCCAACGAACTGGGCATTCGTGGCCTGTACGTGCAAACCGATGCGGCCTATGACGCCGGCGGCTATCCGGCCAACCCGTGGACGCGTGAAACCCAGAGCAATATCTCTGTGTACAGCCGCAACCAGATTACCCAGTCCTGGCAAAGCACGCTGACGGTGGGCATGTCGCAAGACCAGTCGCACGCTGACTCGCTGGACTACACCACGTATGAGCCCTATACCAGCCGCTTTGATACCCGCCAGAAGCAGGTGACCTGGGATAACCGTATCGACAGCGACTACGGCAAGTGGCTGCTGGCGGCGGAATACCTGAACGAAACCGTGACCAGCACGGCGCAATACGATGTCGATGGCCGTATCAACAAGGCGGCCATTGGCGGCTGGCAAGACGACTTTGGCGCCAACCATCTGCAAGCCAACCTGCGCGTGGAAGATAACTCGCAGTTCGGTCACCAGACCACTGGCAACATCGGCTACGCCTATCGCTTTGACAAGGCCTGGCAGTTCACCGCCAACGCCGGCACCAGCTTTCACGCCCCGACGTTCAACGATCTGTACTACGACTGCGGCTATGTGTGCGCCAACCCTAACCTGAAGGCAGAAAAAGGCCGTTCGTTTGATGCCGGCCTGCGCTGGGATACCAATGGCTGGAGCACCACGCTGGTGGGCTTTGAGAACCGCATCCGTGACCTGATCGTGCTTGATGCCAACAACAACTACATTCCGGAAAACCTAAACGAAGGCAAGATCGTGGGCGGCACGCTGACCACGCAAGGCAAGCTGGGTAATCTGGATGTTGCTGGCAGCCTGACCCGCCAGAACCCGTTTGACCACGATACCGGCCTGTTGCTGCCGCGCCGCGCCAAGCTGTTTGGTACCGCGTCGATCGGCCAGACCGTGGGCGTCTGGCACTGGGTGGCCGATGCGCAAGGTGCCGGCAAGCGCTATGACGACGCCGCCAACACCGACGCCAATGAAATGGGCGGCTACGTGATCTACGGCCTGGGTCTGGATTACACCGTGGCCAAAAACTGGAAAGCCGGTCTGCGCGTGAACAACGTGTTTGATCGTGCCTACGAACTGGTCAAGAACTACAACACCGAAGGTCGTGCATACTTTGTAAACCTGTCGTACGACGGCGGCGGTTTCTAA
- a CDS encoding DUF1700 domain-containing protein, which produces MNQKTFLLRLRASLGHLPPKEVAEIVGDYEEFFRDGLAEGHTEEEIAARLGDPERIAKELNARTTLQNWENRKSFRALWQVVLAYAGLGALNFVLAIPLLIWLLVLTGGVVFSAGVLLAGLICTILGVSQWAFGWPPRQEVSVEHEHSKGSASGTARISINDSGVEIVGKDAKAVKNVIEQHQKKGDSVEITANKETGETEINISGGDGNVHISTRHGKKHEASAANADVAAAAADVAAAQAAMDAATDEGEKGRAEGQLEAAKARQEAAAARATAAAVRGASTDPASQVVTTENVHIVKGGDKEDVDADADDGDSEKVVKRVLHDTSDGTEQLLPIGLSLLAFGGIVLFLLLALARWTARTVSRFVRYQLDLLGVGKQEETKA; this is translated from the coding sequence ATGAACCAGAAAACGTTTTTGCTGCGATTGCGGGCCAGCCTTGGGCATCTGCCGCCCAAAGAGGTCGCCGAAATCGTTGGTGATTACGAGGAATTTTTCCGTGATGGTCTGGCAGAAGGGCATACCGAAGAAGAGATCGCCGCGCGCCTGGGCGATCCTGAACGCATCGCCAAAGAGTTGAATGCCCGCACGACCTTGCAGAACTGGGAAAACCGCAAATCGTTCCGGGCGTTGTGGCAAGTGGTGCTGGCCTATGCCGGTCTGGGTGCGCTCAATTTTGTGCTGGCCATTCCGTTGCTGATCTGGCTGCTGGTACTGACCGGCGGCGTGGTGTTTTCTGCCGGCGTACTGCTGGCCGGGCTGATCTGCACCATTCTGGGCGTGTCGCAATGGGCCTTTGGCTGGCCGCCGCGCCAGGAAGTCAGCGTGGAACATGAGCACAGCAAGGGTTCTGCCTCCGGGACTGCGCGGATTTCCATCAACGACAGCGGTGTCGAGATTGTAGGTAAAGACGCCAAAGCCGTGAAAAACGTGATCGAGCAGCACCAGAAGAAGGGCGATTCGGTCGAGATCACCGCCAATAAAGAGACCGGCGAAACCGAGATCAATATCAGCGGTGGCGATGGCAACGTGCATATCAGCACGCGCCACGGCAAGAAGCACGAGGCCAGTGCGGCCAACGCCGATGTTGCTGCCGCCGCGGCCGATGTCGCAGCGGCGCAGGCCGCGATGGATGCGGCCACGGACGAAGGCGAGAAAGGCCGTGCTGAAGGCCAGCTGGAAGCCGCCAAAGCCCGCCAGGAAGCCGCCGCAGCGCGTGCCACTGCCGCCGCAGTCCGCGGGGCGTCGACTGATCCGGCTTCGCAGGTCGTGACCACCGAGAACGTGCATATTGTCAAAGGCGGCGACAAGGAAGACGTCGATGCCGACGCCGACGATGGCGACAGCGAAAAGGTGGTCAAGCGCGTGCTGCACGACACCAGCGATGGCACGGAACAATTGTTGCCCATCGGCCTGTCGTTGCTGGCATTTGGCGGGATTGTGCTCTTTCTGTTGCTGGCGCTGGCCCGCTGGACGGCCCGTACGGTCAGCCGCTTTGTCCGCTATCAGCTTGATTTGCTGGGGGTGGGCAAACAGGAAGAAACCAAAGCCTGA
- a CDS encoding PadR family transcriptional regulator → MKTQLKKGALDMCVLAVLAQGDSYAWAIVNQLSTSMEISDGTIYPLMRRLQDENWVSTYLVESSSGPSRKYYRLTDTGLASLEEMRQEWDEFVAEVDGVLNGKHSGGAQE, encoded by the coding sequence ATGAAGACGCAACTTAAAAAGGGTGCGCTGGACATGTGTGTGCTGGCCGTGCTGGCACAAGGGGACAGTTATGCCTGGGCTATCGTGAACCAGCTTTCAACCAGCATGGAAATCAGCGACGGCACTATTTATCCGCTGATGCGACGGTTACAGGACGAAAACTGGGTATCGACCTATCTGGTCGAATCCAGCTCCGGCCCGTCGCGAAAATACTACCGCCTGACCGACACTGGCCTTGCCAGTCTGGAGGAAATGCGGCAGGAATGGGATGAATTCGTGGCTGAAGTAGATGGCGTACTGAACGGAAAACACAGCGGGGGAGCGCAGGAATGA
- a CDS encoding DUF3096 domain-containing protein, whose product MNIQLYLGPLVSLIAGILILIMPRLLNLIVAIYLIVIGVLGLFGGHLH is encoded by the coding sequence ATGAATATCCAGCTTTATCTGGGCCCGTTGGTATCGTTGATCGCCGGGATTCTTATTTTGATCATGCCGCGCCTGCTGAACCTGATCGTGGCGATCTATCTGATCGTGATTGGCGTGCTGGGCCTGTTTGGCGGGCATCTGCACTGA
- a CDS encoding acylphosphatase → MVAKRLLVHGRVQGVGFRFATCIEAKRLGVNGWVRNRHDGTVEIHVEGTEELVDELTDWASHGPPNAHVTRLDIKAADPENTSGFTERA, encoded by the coding sequence ATGGTTGCCAAACGCTTGCTGGTGCACGGTCGCGTGCAAGGTGTGGGGTTCCGCTTTGCCACGTGTATAGAAGCCAAACGGCTGGGCGTGAACGGCTGGGTGCGCAACCGGCACGACGGCACGGTGGAAATCCACGTGGAAGGCACTGAAGAACTGGTGGATGAACTCACCGACTGGGCCAGTCACGGCCCACCCAATGCGCACGTCACCCGCCTGGATATCAAGGCGGCCGATCCTGAAAACACCAGCGGCTTTACCGAACGCGCCTGA
- a CDS encoding WbuC family cupin fold metalloprotein, giving the protein MSDAILIDQNMLAQLGAEAASAPRLRKNLNFHERNEDLCHRMLNALQPGTYVQPHCHLEATKEESIIALSGRLGCLVFDNDGKVVRACELTPGGQNVGINIRPGTFHSLVALEPNSVFFESKQGPYTPVSAAEKAPWAPAEGDAACADYLSFMLQHFAGKAA; this is encoded by the coding sequence ATGTCTGATGCCATCCTGATCGACCAGAACATGCTGGCCCAACTGGGCGCAGAAGCCGCGTCTGCACCGCGTTTGCGCAAAAACCTTAACTTCCATGAGCGCAATGAAGACCTGTGCCATCGCATGCTCAATGCTTTGCAGCCAGGTACCTATGTGCAGCCGCATTGTCACCTGGAAGCGACAAAGGAAGAGTCGATCATCGCGCTGAGCGGTCGTCTGGGTTGCCTTGTTTTTGACAACGATGGTAAGGTTGTGCGGGCCTGTGAGCTGACACCGGGTGGTCAGAATGTCGGTATCAACATCCGCCCAGGCACGTTCCACAGCCTGGTGGCACTGGAGCCCAACTCCGTGTTTTTTGAGAGTAAACAGGGCCCGTACACGCCCGTCAGCGCCGCTGAAAAAGCGCCGTGGGCACCCGCCGAAGGCGATGCGGCCTGTGCTGACTACCTTTCATTCATGCTGCAGCACTTCGCCGGCAAGGCAGCTTGA
- a CDS encoding (2Fe-2S) ferredoxin domain-containing protein produces the protein MSYFKYHVFFCTNQRGPGETSCNDCGAANMQAYAKDRVKALKLNGQGKVRINKAGCLDRCDEGPVLVVYPEGTWYRYVDEEDINEIVESHLANGKVVERLKI, from the coding sequence ATGAGCTATTTCAAATATCACGTTTTTTTCTGTACCAACCAGCGCGGCCCGGGTGAGACCTCGTGCAACGACTGCGGCGCGGCCAATATGCAGGCCTATGCCAAAGACCGCGTCAAGGCGCTCAAACTCAATGGCCAGGGCAAGGTGCGCATCAACAAGGCCGGCTGTCTGGATCGTTGTGACGAGGGCCCGGTGCTGGTGGTCTACCCGGAAGGCACCTGGTATCGCTATGTTGATGAAGAAGATATCAACGAGATCGTTGAATCCCACCTTGCCAACGGCAAGGTGGTGGAACGCCTGAAAATCTGA
- a CDS encoding DUF1479 domain-containing protein: MAALHIDDLPAAIRAAKRLLRQNLPQYREVFQDVETEMRRQVADIVAERAAGRSVIPELAYADIAAGTVDPAIVAQIKARGACVIRRVFSPEQATAWNDDLATYVERNDFEARLAHRAEDKYFGQLASGKPQIFGIYWSQPQTAARQSEALTRARIFLNRLWLTESEGCQHFDPDQVPVYADRVRRRPPGSASLGLSAHCDGGSVERWLDEAFRQVYRHVFSGDWRRYDAFDAAWRTQVNEIPSPAVCSMFRTFQGWTALTAQGPGDGTLQLIPIANAMVYVLLRALQDDVPDDDLCGAQPGRALSLTSQWHSVLQPALSSIPLMQPGDTVFWHSDVIHAVEDEHKGAGWSNVMYIAATPGCAKNDAYLARQLPAFLEGKSPPDFPADHFEVDFNGRATTDALTGLGRRQMGLAG, translated from the coding sequence ATGGCCGCATTACATATCGACGATCTGCCCGCCGCCATTCGCGCTGCCAAACGCCTGTTGCGCCAGAACCTGCCGCAATACCGCGAGGTCTTTCAGGACGTTGAAACAGAGATGCGCCGCCAGGTGGCGGACATTGTGGCTGAGCGCGCCGCCGGCCGTTCGGTGATTCCGGAACTGGCGTATGCCGATATCGCCGCTGGCACGGTAGACCCGGCCATCGTCGCGCAGATCAAGGCGCGCGGCGCCTGTGTAATCCGCCGCGTGTTCAGTCCGGAACAAGCCACCGCGTGGAACGATGATCTGGCCACCTATGTAGAGCGCAATGACTTTGAAGCGCGGCTGGCGCACCGGGCTGAAGACAAATACTTTGGTCAGCTGGCCTCTGGCAAGCCGCAGATTTTCGGCATTTACTGGTCGCAGCCACAAACGGCTGCCCGCCAGTCTGAAGCATTGACCCGCGCCCGCATCTTTCTGAATCGGCTGTGGCTCACCGAGAGCGAAGGGTGCCAGCATTTTGATCCCGATCAGGTGCCGGTCTATGCCGACCGGGTGCGGCGGCGGCCACCGGGATCAGCCTCGCTGGGTTTGTCGGCCCATTGCGACGGCGGGTCGGTAGAGCGCTGGCTGGATGAGGCGTTTCGCCAGGTTTACCGGCATGTCTTCAGCGGCGACTGGCGTCGTTACGATGCGTTTGACGCCGCCTGGCGCACCCAGGTGAATGAAATTCCGTCGCCGGCGGTGTGTTCCATGTTCCGTACCTTCCAGGGCTGGACGGCGCTGACTGCCCAGGGGCCGGGCGACGGCACATTGCAGTTGATCCCCATTGCCAACGCCATGGTCTACGTCTTGTTGCGGGCCTTGCAAGACGATGTGCCGGATGATGACCTGTGCGGCGCGCAGCCTGGCCGGGCGCTATCGCTCACCAGCCAGTGGCACAGCGTGCTGCAGCCGGCGCTATCGAGCATTCCGCTGATGCAGCCGGGCGACACCGTGTTCTGGCACAGCGACGTGATCCATGCGGTGGAAGACGAACACAAAGGCGCAGGCTGGAGCAATGTCATGTACATCGCGGCCACCCCGGGTTGCGCCAAGAACGACGCCTATCTGGCGCGGCAATTGCCGGCGTTTCTGGAAGGAAAAAGTCCGCCGGATTTCCCGGCGGACCATTTTGAGGTCGATTTCAATGGCCGCGCTACGACGGATGCGCTGACCGGCCTCGGGCGCAGGCAGATGGGCCTGGCGGGGTAA
- a CDS encoding cation diffusion facilitator family transporter, whose product MQRPDYPADSPRLTENTRHAVASRTSWVSAWVNIVLSAGQIAMGVFAHSQGLIADGLHSLSDLIADFVVLLANKHSHKAADEDHQYGHARFENAASLALGVILLVVAAGMLWGAVGKIQNHENIARVHAAALWVAVIAIVAKESLFRYMLREAKRVNSSMLIANAWHARSDAASSVVVLIGVGGNLAGFPVLDPLAALIVAFVVGRMGWSFSWDALNDLMDRALPVDDVRKIQDALRSTPGVLDVHDLRTRKMGDMALVDAHLEVAPRISVSEGHHVAVRARQAVLAHFPVLDVQIHIDPRETVASTAPDLPSREQVLDLLSSALPGLGAGQWDLTLHYLDGRLNLALQLEPDAPTVDDFALRAFVSARLAVPVDLSVWRRELPAGNTAASA is encoded by the coding sequence TTGCAACGCCCGGATTACCCCGCCGACAGCCCGCGCCTGACCGAAAACACCCGGCATGCCGTTGCATCGCGCACGTCGTGGGTCAGCGCGTGGGTCAACATTGTGTTGTCCGCCGGCCAGATCGCCATGGGGGTGTTCGCACACTCGCAAGGTTTGATCGCGGACGGTCTGCACTCCTTGTCTGACCTGATTGCCGACTTTGTGGTGCTGCTGGCCAACAAGCACAGCCACAAAGCGGCCGATGAAGATCACCAGTATGGCCACGCGCGGTTTGAAAACGCCGCCTCGCTGGCGCTGGGCGTGATTTTGCTGGTGGTTGCCGCCGGCATGCTGTGGGGTGCGGTCGGCAAGATCCAGAACCACGAAAACATTGCCCGCGTGCATGCGGCCGCGCTGTGGGTGGCGGTGATTGCCATCGTCGCCAAAGAGTCGCTGTTCCGCTACATGCTGCGGGAGGCCAAGCGGGTTAATTCATCCATGCTGATTGCCAACGCCTGGCACGCGCGCTCTGACGCGGCGTCCTCGGTGGTGGTGCTGATCGGTGTCGGCGGCAACCTGGCCGGGTTTCCGGTGCTGGACCCGCTGGCGGCGCTGATCGTCGCTTTTGTGGTCGGGCGCATGGGCTGGTCGTTCAGTTGGGATGCCTTGAATGATTTGATGGATCGGGCACTGCCGGTTGATGACGTACGCAAGATTCAGGATGCGCTGCGCTCCACGCCCGGTGTGCTGGATGTGCATGACCTGCGCACCCGCAAAATGGGCGATATGGCGCTGGTGGATGCCCACCTGGAAGTCGCGCCGCGCATCAGCGTGAGCGAAGGCCACCATGTGGCCGTGCGCGCCCGCCAGGCCGTGCTGGCGCATTTTCCGGTGCTGGACGTGCAGATTCATATCGACCCGCGCGAAACCGTGGCCTCGACCGCGCCGGATCTGCCCTCCCGCGAGCAAGTGCTTGATCTGCTGAGCAGCGCGCTGCCGGGGCTGGGCGCCGGGCAATGGGATCTGACCCTGCATTATCTGGATGGTCGCCTCAATCTGGCCTTGCAACTGGAGCCAGACGCCCCCACCGTGGATGACTTCGCCCTGCGTGCGTTTGTTTCTGCACGGCTGGCGGTGCCGGTTGATCTGTCGGTCTGGCGCCGGGAACTCCCCGCAGGCAACACGGCCGCCAGCGCTTGA
- a CDS encoding ABC transporter ATP-binding protein, with protein sequence MANALIEMKGVGKSFRSADGSQRAVLEDVDFTLHEGEIVALLGQSGSGKSTLLRLMAGLISADKGDVNYRGQPVYGPTRGVSMVFQSFALFPWLTVQQNVELGLEARGVGLEEREKRAEEAIELIGLSGFNGALPRELSGGMRQRVGIARALVVEPDILLMDEAFSALDVLTGEQLRDDMLELWESKQTPMKGILVVSHNIEEAVLMADRVLIFASDPGRVRAELRISLPRPRNPESVEVRSLIDEVYALMTARARAGRTTEGTHELPLAYRLPEADVSRMESLLELLSEPPFNGRADLPALGEETELTDDELLPLAEALQLLGLAQVAHGDIAITPLGHRYVQAENTMRQEIFGQQLLTHVPLAAHIRHSLEQTESGELPEQAFLKLLRESLDQEEAERVLQVAIEWGRYGEVYEYGFHTGLIALPEPDDDEEEKTETPAES encoded by the coding sequence ATGGCAAATGCACTGATTGAAATGAAAGGCGTAGGCAAGTCGTTCCGTTCTGCCGATGGCTCGCAACGCGCGGTACTGGAAGATGTGGACTTCACCTTGCATGAGGGCGAAATCGTCGCCCTGCTGGGGCAGTCCGGTTCGGGCAAGTCCACCTTGCTGCGGCTGATGGCGGGGTTGATCTCGGCCGACAAGGGTGATGTGAACTACCGTGGCCAGCCGGTTTACGGCCCGACCCGTGGCGTATCCATGGTGTTCCAGTCGTTTGCGCTGTTCCCCTGGCTGACCGTTCAGCAAAACGTGGAACTGGGCCTGGAAGCGCGCGGTGTGGGTCTGGAAGAGCGCGAAAAGCGCGCCGAAGAAGCCATCGAGCTGATCGGCCTTTCCGGCTTTAACGGCGCTTTGCCGCGCGAATTGTCCGGCGGTATGCGCCAGCGCGTGGGTATCGCCCGGGCGCTCGTGGTCGAACCCGATATCTTGCTGATGGATGAAGCGTTCTCTGCACTGGATGTGCTTACCGGCGAGCAACTGCGCGACGACATGCTGGAGCTGTGGGAAAGCAAACAGACGCCGATGAAGGGCATTCTGGTGGTGTCGCACAATATTGAAGAAGCCGTGCTGATGGCCGACCGCGTGCTGATTTTCGCCAGCGATCCGGGCCGTGTCCGTGCTGAATTGCGGATCTCCCTGCCGCGCCCGCGCAACCCGGAAAGCGTGGAAGTGCGCAGCCTGATCGATGAGGTGTACGCCCTGATGACGGCCCGCGCCCGCGCTGGCCGCACCACCGAGGGCACGCACGAGCTGCCGCTGGCCTACCGCCTGCCGGAAGCCGACGTCAGCCGCATGGAAAGCTTGCTGGAACTGTTGTCCGAGCCGCCATTCAACGGTCGCGCCGACTTGCCGGCACTGGGCGAAGAAACCGAACTGACCGACGACGAATTGCTGCCGCTGGCCGAAGCGCTGCAACTGCTGGGCCTGGCGCAAGTGGCGCATGGCGATATCGCCATCACGCCGCTGGGTCATCGCTATGTGCAGGCCGAAAACACCATGCGCCAGGAAATCTTTGGCCAGCAATTGCTCACGCATGTGCCGCTGGCTGCGCATATCCGCCACAGCCTGGAACAAACCGAGTCGGGCGAGTTGCCGGAACAGGCTTTCCTCAAGCTCCTGCGCGAATCGCTGGACCAGGAAGAGGCCGAACGCGTGCTGCAAGTGGCGATCGAATGGGGCCGTTATGGCGAAGTCTACGAATACGGTTTCCACACCGGCCTGATTGCGCTGCCGGAGCCGGACGACGACGAAGAAGAGAAAACCGAAACCCCTGCGGAGTCTTGA
- a CDS encoding ABC transporter permease — MMNLNRFQYLPRQVVESGNRWDWALLPLVLSALVLLGYGASQMATPYQVGQPLPISLNPEYLPYYLLRTILRMFIAMGASLVFACVFAALAAKVRAAEKVLVPMLDILQSIPILGFLSITVTGFIALFPGNLLGVECAAIFAIFTSQAWNMAFSLYQSLKTVPTELQEAARVFQMSGWHRFWRLELPFAMPGLLWNMMMSMSGGWFFVVASEAISVSNQDIKLPGMGSYIAEAIQAQNLHAIGWAILAMLIGILLYDQLFFRPLLAWADKFRFEESSGATAQSSWLLTWLRRTDRMQGSVRWLLALIDRSFKYFRKKYDGTSIMARTSARNQTAERVFDAVIAALTMFAIYRLGHFILSEVGLGEVGHVFLLGIYTLIRVMVLIALAAVVWVPIGVWIGMNPRWADRLQAVAQFLAAFPANLVFPLAVVIIVKLHLHPDIWLSPLIILGTQWYILFNVIAGASSIPTELRYAARNLGLTGWLKWKRYMLPAVFPSFVTGAITASGGSWNASIVAEYVTWGNTTLEAHGLGSYIAHMTAIGDFPRIALGIGVMCIFVMSLNHFLWRRLYRIAEERMHF, encoded by the coding sequence ATGATGAATCTGAACCGCTTTCAGTACCTGCCGCGCCAGGTGGTTGAATCTGGCAACCGCTGGGACTGGGCGCTGTTGCCGCTGGTGCTCTCGGCGCTGGTGCTGCTGGGTTACGGCGCCTCGCAAATGGCCACGCCGTATCAGGTTGGCCAGCCGCTGCCGATCTCGCTGAATCCGGAATACCTGCCGTATTACCTGTTGCGCACCATCTTGCGCATGTTTATCGCCATGGGTGCGTCGCTGGTGTTTGCCTGCGTTTTTGCTGCGCTGGCGGCCAAGGTGCGTGCGGCAGAAAAAGTGCTGGTGCCGATGCTGGACATCCTCCAGTCCATCCCGATCCTGGGTTTTCTGTCGATCACGGTGACCGGTTTCATTGCGCTGTTCCCGGGTAATTTGCTGGGCGTGGAATGCGCGGCCATCTTCGCCATCTTTACCTCGCAAGCCTGGAATATGGCGTTCAGCCTGTATCAGTCGCTGAAAACCGTACCGACCGAACTGCAAGAAGCGGCGCGCGTATTCCAGATGTCGGGCTGGCACCGTTTCTGGCGGCTGGAACTGCCTTTTGCCATGCCAGGCCTGCTGTGGAACATGATGATGTCCATGTCGGGCGGATGGTTCTTTGTGGTGGCGTCCGAGGCGATTTCTGTCTCTAACCAGGACATCAAACTGCCGGGGATGGGCTCTTATATTGCCGAGGCCATTCAGGCGCAGAACCTGCATGCCATTGGCTGGGCCATTCTGGCCATGCTGATCGGCATCTTGTTGTACGACCAGTTGTTCTTCCGCCCGCTGCTGGCTTGGGCGGACAAGTTCCGTTTTGAAGAAAGCAGTGGTGCCACCGCGCAATCGTCCTGGCTGTTGACCTGGCTGCGCCGTACCGACCGCATGCAAGGCTCGGTGCGCTGGCTGCTGGCCCTGATTGATCGCAGCTTCAAGTATTTCCGCAAGAAGTACGACGGTACTTCGATCATGGCGCGCACGTCTGCCCGCAACCAGACCGCAGAACGTGTGTTTGATGCGGTGATTGCGGCGTTGACCATGTTTGCCATTTACCGGCTGGGGCATTTCATCCTGAGTGAAGTCGGCCTGGGCGAGGTCGGTCACGTGTTCCTGCTGGGGATTTACACGCTGATCCGCGTCATGGTGCTGATCGCGCTGGCAGCGGTGGTCTGGGTGCCGATCGGGGTGTGGATCGGCATGAACCCGCGCTGGGCAGACCGTTTGCAGGCGGTGGCCCAGTTCCTGGCGGCGTTCCCGGCCAACCTGGTGTTCCCGCTGGCGGTGGTGATCATCGTCAAACTGCATCTGCATCCGGATATCTGGCTGTCGCCGCTGATCATTCTGGGCACGCAGTGGTACATCCTGTTCAACGTGATTGCCGGTGCGTCCAGCATTCCGACCGAGCTGCGCTACGCCGCCCGCAACCTGGGCCTGACCGGCTGGCTGAAGTGGAAACGCTACATGCTGCCGGCGGTCTTTCCCAGCTTTGTCACTGGCGCCATTACTGCCAGCGGCGGCTCCTGGAACGCCAGTATCGTGGCTGAATACGTCACCTGGGGTAACACCACGCTGGAAGCCCATGGCCTCGGTAGTTACATCGCCCACATGACGGCGATAGGCGACTTCCCGCGCATTGCGCTGGGCATTGGCGTGATGTGTATTTTCGTGATGAGCCTGAACCACTTCCTGTGGCGCCGCTTGTACCGGATCGCCGAAGAACGCATGCATTTCTGA